The following are from one region of the Oncorhynchus masou masou isolate Uvic2021 chromosome 24, UVic_Omas_1.1, whole genome shotgun sequence genome:
- the LOC135512357 gene encoding tetratricopeptide repeat protein 27-like, with protein sequence MTAQRRTRLTGRNNIWGDFPVGPGGCQPSPLCQSNWTGPPVTIHVPDLLAQALLSSFTEPGALTSALLGSLLLDGESVYRLVWNPFLLLASIKLVNYAIKLDSLQ encoded by the exons ATGACAGCACAGAGGAGGACAAGGCTGACGGGTAGAAACAATATCTGG GGAGATTTCCCTGTTGGCCCAGGCGGTTGCCAGCCTTCACCTCTTTGTCAGAGTAACTGGACAGGTCCCCCTGTCACCATCCATGTCCCTGACCTGCTGGCCCAGGCCCTGCTATCCTCATTCACTGAG CCTGGGGCCCTGACCTCAGCCCTGCTCGGCAGTCTTCTACTGGATGGAGAGTCTGTGTACAGACTGGTGTGGAACCCCTTCCTGCTGCTCGCCAGCATCAAACTGGTCAACTATGCTATCAAGCTGGACAGCCTTCAG